Proteins co-encoded in one Candidatus Omnitrophota bacterium genomic window:
- a CDS encoding class III signal peptide-containing protein — MFKHLKRKKKGQSTLEYIILVTGVIAILIVFLNPKTGVFNTAFNKTLSSGTNGMEDLANRLANSRAKSP, encoded by the coding sequence ATGTTTAAACACCTGAAAAGAAAGAAGAAAGGGCAAAGCACCCTGGAGTACATCATCTTGGTGACGGGTGTTATTGCCATCCTGATTGTCTTCTTGAATCCAAAAACCGGCGTTTTTAACACGGCATTCAACAAGACGCTGTCATCTGGTACAAACGGCATGGAGGACCTTGCCAATCGTTTGGCAAACTCCCGTGCGAAGTCGCCGTAA
- a CDS encoding type II secretion system F family protein, which produces MIFLALTLAFLAGFSFILGLFPAEEEYRATLQAFGYDLRSAKKKKSPFAFIRKIALVNKPICAGPLRQRIARDLSMAHVVMTPEEFFFLKEMGVVFTMLLTYPMIQPDMMTFWFLMSFSIGYMLPEYWLKGKIKKVKNTIIKELPDAIDLLGLCVNAGLDFMLALKWVVEKSPTSVMTNELNVLLQEINVGKTRRDALKDLSTKYNLPDLSSFSRTLIQADKMGTSVSEALNLLSEDMRLARFRRGEQMAMKAPMKLLVPLLFFIFPVVGILVAGPIFLDFIESNPLENLAQ; this is translated from the coding sequence ATGATTTTTCTTGCTCTGACATTGGCTTTTCTGGCTGGATTTTCTTTTATCTTAGGGCTTTTTCCCGCCGAGGAGGAGTATCGCGCCACATTGCAGGCCTTTGGATATGACCTGCGCTCTGCCAAGAAGAAGAAAAGCCCTTTTGCTTTCATCCGGAAAATCGCCCTTGTCAATAAGCCCATCTGCGCCGGCCCCCTGAGACAGAGAATCGCCAGGGATTTGTCGATGGCGCACGTGGTCATGACGCCGGAGGAATTCTTTTTCTTGAAGGAGATGGGGGTTGTTTTTACCATGCTCTTGACGTATCCGATGATCCAGCCGGACATGATGACGTTCTGGTTTTTGATGTCCTTTTCCATCGGATATATGCTCCCCGAGTACTGGCTGAAAGGGAAAATCAAGAAGGTCAAGAACACCATTATCAAAGAGTTGCCGGACGCCATCGATCTTTTGGGCCTTTGCGTCAACGCGGGGCTGGACTTCATGCTTGCCCTCAAGTGGGTGGTTGAAAAGTCTCCGACGTCTGTCATGACCAATGAGTTGAACGTTCTTTTGCAGGAAATCAACGTTGGGAAAACTCGGAGAGACGCCCTCAAGGACCTTTCGACCAAATATAATCTTCCGGATCTTTCCAGTTTCTCCCGGACCCTGATCCAGGCCGACAAAATGGGGACATCGGTCTCCGAGGCCTTGAATCTTCTGTCCGAGGACATGCGTCTTGCGCGTTTCCGCCGGGGCGAGCAGATGGCTATGAAGGCCCCGATGAAGCTGCTGGTCCCCCTGCTGTTTTTTATCTTTCCTGTTGTCGGCATTCTTGTCGCCGGCCCGATCTTCCTCGATTTTATCGAAAGCAATCCGCTCGAAAATCTGGCACAATAA
- a CDS encoding helix-turn-helix domain-containing protein yields the protein MGVVYKVTENLVAFIVDRKRSNPRLSCRGLVDIIHENFQVKVSKSSVNAVFQEFQLSSPVGRTPRGGKGGKKFQIPAERKKHLFGPGSPQKADAVIDIPATKGPGKSTASVHGHSPQKPPSALKTEKNSGIVVKSEGFSQVCDHAGCIFLKAAEWAVFDRPILAHIAQDAGWGTSIPEFEKICEILPYLQTFGINDVADIQGYGGQGLWALHGCKWPIPAEQFKEAITALGEPRSLALKLSCDLPYFYTSISSVRVQLKNLMEIYLDGEFISAWEQPMIPRPATLPVNKILSDVTARFLNAAYPCLIFSLPWQAAPMDAFSALVKAFDQEEGYDISSISLIDSANQEIAAFSMIPQKRRMFIAGIWPFHEDFDALSSLGNSGTMAPLTLTPWGRKVYYRDVSVEKKSKIHQVIAKKRLMVVFGQSAGEPLVFLLSNAPQAVSTRDIVTAFLQRWPELGDSSFVKDRSAISCLTNHIWQKEIEHGITSSISSIYESASVYEVFQRMMSSFVTVFVRTVFTDVYDRHGFDFSAYFSQRGSVRETENEFILKFNGAPDDHFRFAVKKINETGIHNYRNKKLILILPE from the coding sequence ATGGGTGTTGTATATAAAGTTACGGAAAACCTTGTTGCTTTTATCGTTGATCGCAAAAGAAGCAATCCGCGATTGAGTTGCCGTGGCCTCGTGGACATTATCCATGAAAATTTTCAGGTTAAAGTTTCTAAATCCTCCGTGAATGCCGTTTTTCAGGAATTTCAGTTGAGCAGCCCCGTGGGACGAACGCCAAGGGGGGGGAAGGGAGGGAAGAAATTTCAGATCCCAGCAGAGAGGAAAAAGCACCTCTTTGGGCCTGGTTCGCCTCAAAAAGCGGATGCTGTCATAGATATTCCTGCAACAAAGGGTCCTGGCAAGTCAACCGCAAGTGTCCATGGCCATTCTCCGCAGAAGCCCCCCAGTGCTCTTAAAACGGAAAAAAATTCCGGCATCGTTGTAAAAAGCGAAGGCTTTAGTCAAGTCTGTGATCACGCAGGATGCATTTTTCTTAAAGCCGCTGAATGGGCTGTTTTTGACCGGCCGATCCTGGCGCACATTGCCCAAGATGCGGGGTGGGGGACTTCCATCCCGGAATTCGAAAAGATTTGCGAAATTTTACCATATTTGCAAACATTTGGAATTAATGATGTTGCAGATATTCAAGGCTATGGCGGGCAAGGTTTGTGGGCTCTCCATGGCTGCAAGTGGCCTATCCCCGCCGAGCAGTTTAAGGAGGCGATTACGGCTTTGGGCGAGCCCAGATCTCTGGCGTTGAAGCTGTCCTGCGACCTCCCGTATTTCTATACCTCCATATCATCCGTCCGTGTTCAGCTGAAGAATTTAATGGAAATTTACTTGGATGGGGAATTTATTTCCGCGTGGGAACAGCCGATGATCCCTCGGCCGGCCACTTTGCCTGTTAACAAAATCTTATCAGATGTCACGGCCCGGTTTTTAAATGCGGCATACCCATGCCTCATTTTCTCTCTTCCTTGGCAGGCGGCACCCATGGACGCTTTTAGTGCCTTGGTCAAGGCATTTGATCAGGAAGAAGGATACGACATTAGTAGCATTTCTCTAATCGATTCCGCCAATCAGGAAATCGCGGCATTCAGCATGATTCCGCAAAAGAGACGCATGTTTATTGCGGGAATTTGGCCTTTTCATGAAGATTTTGATGCGCTGTCTTCGTTGGGTAATTCTGGGACTATGGCACCGTTAACCTTAACGCCCTGGGGACGAAAGGTGTATTATCGGGACGTTTCGGTTGAAAAAAAATCAAAAATTCATCAAGTCATTGCAAAAAAGAGACTTATGGTTGTTTTTGGCCAATCTGCAGGCGAACCGCTTGTCTTTCTCTTGTCGAATGCTCCCCAAGCCGTTTCCACCAGGGATATTGTTACTGCATTTCTTCAGCGATGGCCAGAATTGGGTGATAGTTCATTTGTGAAAGACCGTTCGGCGATTTCGTGTCTAACAAACCATATTTGGCAAAAGGAAATCGAGCACGGCATAACATCATCAATATCAAGTATTTATGAGAGCGCTAGTGTTTATGAGGTTTTTCAACGAATGATGTCTTCGTTCGTTACTGTATTTGTAAGGACAGTATTTACAGATGTTTATGATAGGCATGGGTTTGATTTTTCGGCATATTTTTCCCAAAGGGGATCTGTCCGGGAAACAGAAAATGAATTTATATTAAAATTTAATGGGGCTCCAGATGATCACTTCCGTTTTGCAGTTAAAAAAATAAATGAGACGGGAATACATAATTATAGGAACAAGAAATTAATATTAATACTTCCGGAATAA
- a CDS encoding type II secretion system F family protein, translated as MLFALFLAFCTAALIGYAVVPPVYNKSIAFSQKRTHTLTSKLDRVLPKTQVQKLAQIYMIAPLGTAALMYVLFPEEYRLIGVVFGFVGGFFFPSMYTKILILKNKAMFDDQLVDALMIMSSSFRGGLSLIQAMEAVVEEMPDPMNQEILTVLGENKMGVSLEESLTHLYNRMTSTALQQVITAILLARETGGNLPAIFTRIVNNIREQKKIQQQIDTLTLQGKIQGVVMSMLPVAFFMVIYSTNPYFFNHMFESDMGRALLIYAAISEVVGAFMIWKISTFRDY; from the coding sequence ATGCTTTTTGCCCTTTTTCTCGCCTTTTGTACAGCCGCGCTCATCGGGTATGCGGTTGTCCCGCCTGTTTACAATAAATCCATCGCGTTCAGCCAGAAAAGAACCCATACCCTGACGAGCAAACTGGACCGCGTTCTTCCGAAGACCCAGGTTCAGAAGCTGGCACAGATTTATATGATCGCCCCGCTGGGCACGGCGGCCCTGATGTATGTCCTGTTTCCTGAAGAATACCGTTTAATCGGCGTCGTGTTCGGTTTCGTCGGCGGATTTTTTTTCCCGAGCATGTATACCAAGATTTTGATCCTGAAGAATAAGGCCATGTTTGATGACCAGCTGGTCGACGCCCTGATGATCATGTCCAGCTCGTTCCGGGGCGGGTTGAGCTTGATCCAGGCGATGGAAGCTGTCGTTGAGGAAATGCCGGACCCGATGAACCAGGAGATCCTCACCGTCCTCGGCGAGAACAAAATGGGCGTTTCCCTTGAGGAATCTCTCACCCATCTTTATAATCGCATGACGTCCACGGCTTTACAGCAGGTCATCACCGCTATCCTGCTGGCCCGGGAAACCGGCGGGAACCTCCCGGCCATTTTTACGCGGATTGTCAATAACATCCGGGAACAGAAAAAGATTCAGCAGCAGATCGACACCCTGACCCTGCAGGGCAAAATCCAGGGCGTGGTCATGTCGATGCTGCCCGTCGCTTTCTTCATGGTCATCTACTCGACCAATCCGTATTTTTTTAATCACATGTTTGAGTCGGACATGGGGCGGGCTCTCCTGATTTATGCGGCGATTTCCGAAGTCGTCGGCGCGTTTATGATTTGGAAAATCAGCACGTTCAGGGATTATTAA